A window from Amblyomma americanum isolate KBUSLIRL-KWMA chromosome 7, ASM5285725v1, whole genome shotgun sequence encodes these proteins:
- the LOC144096687 gene encoding uncharacterized protein LOC144096687 has product MRIPAPAPPMGARCAYHVTRGIPRVLLQSECALLFLSEPRQPSAAHRRAGRSSMLRSVDETCRMPVVAAEKRKLPLPASSAPPSEKQPRRSPAADDAPQPLDMRRVRPSVIRRCASAAQPHGVGELPPRPAGEQQPDPAVEAHFRRSLGSQYTALFAGPPEASSALTVDDHFARALGDTWLRLQDGLTSS; this is encoded by the exons atGCGCATTCCTGCGCCGGCTCCGCCAATGGGCGCACGCTGCGCTTATCACGTGACGCGCGGCATACCACGCGTGCTTCTGCAGTCGGAATGCGCGCTGCTGTTTTTGTCTGAACCGCGGCAGCCCAGCGCCGCTCATCGCCGGGCCGGGAGATCATCGATGCTGCGCAGCGTGGACGAAAC GTGCAGAATGCCCGTGGTGGCCGCCGAGAAGCGCAAGCTGCCCCTTCCAGCATCGTCGGCGCCGCCCAGCGAgaagcagccgcggcggtcgcctGCGGCGGACGACGCACCGCAGCCACTAGACATGCGGCGTGTGCGGCCTTCGGTGATACGGCGCTGCGCCTCCGCCGCCCAGCCCCACGGAGTCGGAgagctgccgccgcggccggcaggTGAGCAGCAGCCGGACCCCGCAGTCGAGGCCCACTTCCGGCGTTCGTTGGGCTCGCAGTACACGGCGCTGTTCGCCGGGCCGCCTGAAGCCAGCTCGGCACTCACCGTGGACGACCACTTCGCCCGGGCGCTAGGGGACACCTGGCTTCGCCTGCAGGATGGCCTCACTTCCTCCTGA